The Symbiobacterium terraclitae genome window below encodes:
- the rpmB gene encoding 50S ribosomal protein L28, translating to MARLCEVCSKRVARGNNVSHAENKTKRSWSPNVQTVRAVVNGRVMRITVCTRCLRSGKVQRAI from the coding sequence ATGGCTCGCCTTTGCGAGGTTTGCTCCAAGCGCGTGGCGCGTGGCAACAACGTCAGCCATGCCGAGAACAAGACCAAGCGGTCCTGGTCGCCCAACGTCCAGACCGTCCGGGCGGTGGTGAACGGCCGCGTCATGCGGATCACCGTCTGCACCCGCTGCCTGCGCAGCGGTAAGGTCCAGCGGGCGATCTAG
- a CDS encoding endonuclease MutS2, producing MHQPTLTALEFPRIQQELAARTSCRLGAELALAAGPLPSLEAARAVQQETTEARALLDAGRAIPFGGIQDVRGPVERAAAGGVLTVEQLTAVADTIYGCRTLHRFLTQHAGSAPRLARYAEQFGQFDPIEEEIRRCIERGTVSDRASRALREIRGEIATLEGRIQDRLQSLLRQHRSHLQEALITTRNGRYVIPIKASARSQVPGTVHGASASGATLFVEPEAVARLSAELETWRAMEAAEVEQVLTRLSGLVAEQAERLAATLEAVAQLDLIVARGRLSQAWDARPVRWNEAGEVDLIDARHPLLGPRAIGNRIRLSPDRRMLIVTGPNTGGKTLLLKTLGLLVAIAQSGMHVPVGEGSTLCFFDQLFADIGDQQSLEQSLSTFSGHIANVAPMLAVADRRTLVLLDELGSGTDPHEGTALGIALLEAFQAKGAYVLVTTHLREIKEFGRTTPGCQIAGMGFDGESLKPTYRLVYGTLGESHGLEIAGRAGLPAAVVQRARELLYGRPGGGSESPAREVRPASAVLVTPGAPSEASTPMQPTTQLAPATARPPRAPSEASTPMQPATQLASMTATSWDVRRETAVSTPLGPDPTGTSLTRAPASILVASPAMTSAPPPDATASAAPSPGSGPLVLEAVSPRRCRTWDGEAEREVTVAESLRRELPDGLLPGDLPVLRGGQIVAVRPRRNAPAWRDADTQRETPLAANVTRLLILLSAHKPDFHASVLARHLLYAEYHGLDAAVCITKADMVQRGQLERWLAPFRNAGVETLAVDLTSDSGLDDLRRLLVGGQTESGVPAILANPGAGKSTLYQRLGAAEPRRAKGPSYEARAVRLPGTGWVIDLPSLRDLGMWKPDLHAGLRDFRPFAARCLSPGCLHRNEKGCAVRAATEDGELNARRYHLYLQLLKALGWG from the coding sequence ATGCACCAGCCCACCCTGACAGCCCTCGAGTTCCCCCGCATCCAGCAGGAGCTGGCCGCCCGGACGTCCTGCCGGCTCGGCGCCGAGCTGGCCCTCGCCGCCGGCCCGCTGCCCTCGCTCGAGGCCGCCCGCGCCGTCCAGCAGGAGACCACGGAGGCCCGCGCTCTGCTGGACGCCGGCCGCGCCATCCCCTTCGGCGGCATCCAGGACGTGCGCGGACCGGTCGAGCGGGCCGCCGCCGGAGGCGTCCTGACGGTCGAGCAGCTGACGGCTGTTGCCGACACGATCTACGGCTGCCGGACCCTGCACCGGTTCCTGACGCAGCACGCGGGGTCCGCCCCCCGCCTCGCCCGCTACGCCGAGCAGTTCGGCCAGTTCGATCCCATCGAGGAGGAGATCCGCCGTTGCATCGAGCGGGGGACGGTCTCCGACCGGGCGTCGAGGGCCCTGCGGGAGATCCGGGGCGAGATCGCCACGCTGGAGGGGCGCATCCAGGACCGGCTGCAGTCGCTGCTCAGGCAGCACCGGTCCCATCTGCAGGAGGCGCTGATCACCACCCGCAACGGCCGGTACGTCATCCCCATCAAGGCGAGCGCGCGGTCGCAGGTGCCCGGGACGGTGCACGGCGCCTCGGCCAGCGGCGCCACGCTCTTCGTCGAGCCCGAGGCCGTGGCGCGCCTCTCCGCCGAGCTGGAGACCTGGCGGGCGATGGAGGCGGCCGAGGTGGAGCAGGTGCTGACCAGGCTCTCGGGCCTGGTGGCCGAGCAGGCGGAGCGGCTGGCGGCGACGCTGGAAGCCGTGGCGCAACTGGACCTGATCGTCGCCCGGGGGAGGCTCAGCCAGGCCTGGGACGCCCGCCCGGTGCGCTGGAACGAGGCGGGGGAGGTGGACCTGATCGACGCCCGCCACCCGCTGCTGGGACCGCGGGCCATCGGCAACCGCATCCGCCTCAGCCCCGACCGCCGGATGCTCATCGTCACCGGCCCCAACACCGGCGGCAAGACGCTGCTGCTCAAGACCCTGGGGCTGCTGGTCGCCATCGCCCAGTCGGGGATGCACGTCCCGGTGGGGGAGGGGTCCACCCTCTGCTTCTTCGACCAGCTCTTCGCCGACATCGGCGACCAGCAATCGCTGGAACAGTCGCTCAGCACCTTCTCCGGGCACATCGCCAACGTGGCGCCGATGCTGGCCGTGGCCGACCGGCGGACGCTGGTGCTGCTGGACGAGCTGGGCTCCGGCACCGACCCCCACGAGGGGACGGCGCTGGGCATCGCGCTGCTGGAGGCCTTCCAGGCGAAGGGGGCCTACGTGCTGGTGACCACGCATCTGCGGGAGATCAAGGAGTTCGGCCGCACCACCCCGGGCTGCCAGATCGCCGGCATGGGCTTCGACGGCGAGAGCCTGAAGCCCACCTATCGGCTGGTCTACGGCACGCTGGGTGAGAGCCACGGCCTGGAGATCGCCGGCCGGGCGGGGCTGCCCGCGGCGGTGGTGCAGCGGGCTCGGGAGCTGCTCTATGGGCGCCCCGGGGGCGGGTCCGAATCCCCTGCGCGGGAGGTTCGGCCTGCATCGGCCGTCCTGGTAACGCCGGGGGCTCCGTCCGAAGCCTCCACCCCGATGCAGCCGACAACTCAGCTGGCACCCGCAACCGCAAGGCCGCCCAGGGCTCCGTCCGAAGCCTCCACCCCGATGCAGCCGGCAACTCAGCTGGCATCCATGACCGCAACGTCGTGGGACGTCCGGCGTGAAACGGCCGTATCGACGCCGCTCGGGCCAGACCCTACCGGCACCTCCCTGACGCGTGCTCCCGCGTCAATCCTGGTTGCCTCCCCCGCCATGACGTCGGCGCCCCCACCGGACGCTACGGCGAGCGCGGCACCATCCCCTGGGTCCGGCCCGCTGGTCCTGGAGGCCGTATCCCCTCGCCGCTGCCGGACCTGGGACGGCGAGGCGGAGCGGGAGGTCACCGTGGCGGAGTCGCTGCGGCGTGAGCTGCCCGACGGGCTTCTGCCGGGTGACCTGCCGGTCCTCCGGGGAGGGCAGATCGTCGCGGTCCGGCCCAGGCGCAACGCCCCGGCCTGGCGGGATGCGGACACCCAGCGGGAGACGCCTCTGGCGGCCAACGTCACCCGCCTGCTCATCCTGCTCTCCGCCCACAAGCCCGACTTTCACGCGTCCGTCCTCGCCCGGCACCTACTCTACGCCGAGTACCACGGGCTGGATGCGGCGGTGTGCATCACGAAGGCGGATATGGTCCAGCGGGGTCAGCTGGAGCGCTGGCTGGCGCCCTTCCGGAACGCCGGTGTGGAAACCCTGGCGGTCGACCTGACCAGCGACTCGGGGCTGGATGATCTCCGCCGCCTGCTGGTCGGAGGACAGACGGAGAGCGGGGTCCCGGCCATCCTGGCGAATCCGGGTGCGGGCAAGTCCACGCTCTACCAGCGGCTGGGCGCGGCTGAACCCAGACGGGCGAAGGGTCCCTCGTACGAGGCGCGGGCGGTGCGGCTGCCCGGGACCGGATGGGTGATCGACCTGCCGTCGCTGCGGGACCTGGGGATGTGGAAACCGGACCTCCACGCGGGCCTGCGGGACTTCCGCCCCTTCGCCGCCCGTTGCCTTTCGCCGGGCTGCCTGCACCGAAACGAGAAGGGATGCGCAGTCCGGGCCGCGACCGAGGACGGCGAACTGAATGCCCGCCGGTATCACTTGTATCTCCAGTTGCTGAAGGCCCTGGGGTGGGGGTAG
- the pknB gene encoding Stk1 family PASTA domain-containing Ser/Thr kinase gives MIGRVLGNRYRLEERIGGGGMALVFRATDLQLGREVAVKILRGQFGADDEFVRRFRREAQNAASLSHPNIVQTFDVGEDGDTYYIVMELVTGRTLKALIQEQGPLPVAEAARIGIAIADALAHAHAQRIVHRDIKPHNILLGQDGRVKVADFGIARAVTTDTVTRTGAMMGSAHYFSPEQADGQPAGEKSDLYSLGVVLYEMVTGTLPFQGESPITVALKHLRERVQPPSQLNPEVPAEMDEIILRAMEKEPDDRFDSAVQMRDALADFLQLHLAGQSHIQSGDFPTMDVRATRGRRATAKQKRDPEAAARRARRRTIVIVSLVLVVLLGGLGAAGWALWNFLDVPEVQVPPIVGVHITQAEELLRAANLQRTIVSERHSDLELNYILEARPEPGSMVKQGAVIELVVSKGPETVELPDVVGMHIDQARATLKSERFDVDKVTEEYSNRPAGEVIFQAPAARTPLKVGSKVNLTVSLGPLKVPKVVGMTREDAVKALTDAGLQPGTVDEQPNAAPAGTVLSTVPAEGTQVTAGQRVDLVVSSGPELLGTTFVQPLTVPVAPTQTARFTVVLVDQIDGEAEPEERVLVDEEMQGGRQVIVSDKYYGDAYLIVYVDGVERVRVPLR, from the coding sequence TTGATCGGCAGAGTACTCGGCAACCGCTACAGACTTGAAGAGCGCATCGGCGGCGGCGGTATGGCCCTGGTCTTCCGGGCGACCGATCTACAGCTGGGCCGGGAGGTGGCCGTCAAGATCCTGCGCGGCCAGTTCGGCGCAGACGACGAGTTCGTGCGCCGCTTCCGCCGGGAGGCGCAGAACGCTGCCAGCCTGTCGCACCCCAACATCGTGCAGACCTTCGATGTGGGCGAGGATGGCGACACGTACTATATTGTGATGGAACTGGTCACGGGCAGGACGCTCAAGGCGCTCATCCAGGAGCAGGGGCCGCTACCCGTGGCTGAAGCCGCGCGCATCGGCATCGCCATCGCCGATGCGCTGGCCCACGCCCACGCCCAGCGCATCGTCCACCGGGACATCAAGCCCCACAACATCCTGCTGGGGCAGGACGGGCGCGTGAAGGTCGCCGACTTCGGCATCGCCCGGGCCGTCACCACCGACACCGTCACCCGCACCGGGGCCATGATGGGCTCCGCGCACTACTTCAGCCCCGAGCAGGCCGACGGCCAGCCGGCCGGGGAGAAGTCCGACCTCTACTCGCTGGGCGTCGTCCTCTACGAGATGGTCACCGGCACCCTCCCGTTCCAGGGGGAGAGCCCCATCACGGTGGCGCTCAAGCACCTCAGGGAGCGCGTTCAGCCTCCCTCGCAGCTGAACCCCGAGGTGCCCGCCGAGATGGACGAGATCATCCTGCGGGCGATGGAGAAGGAGCCGGACGACCGGTTCGACAGCGCCGTGCAGATGCGGGACGCCCTGGCCGACTTCCTCCAGCTGCACCTGGCGGGGCAGTCGCACATCCAGAGCGGCGACTTCCCCACCATGGACGTGCGGGCGACCCGGGGCCGGCGGGCGACGGCGAAGCAGAAGCGCGACCCGGAGGCTGCCGCCCGGCGCGCACGGCGCCGCACCATCGTCATCGTGTCGCTCGTGCTCGTCGTGCTGCTCGGCGGGCTGGGGGCCGCCGGCTGGGCCCTCTGGAACTTCCTCGACGTGCCCGAGGTGCAGGTGCCGCCCATCGTGGGCGTGCACATCACCCAGGCGGAGGAGCTGCTGCGCGCGGCGAACCTGCAGCGCACCATCGTCTCCGAGCGCCACAGCGACCTCGAGCTCAACTACATCCTCGAGGCCCGCCCCGAGCCCGGCTCCATGGTGAAGCAGGGCGCCGTGATCGAGCTGGTCGTCTCCAAGGGGCCCGAGACCGTGGAGCTGCCCGACGTGGTCGGCATGCACATCGACCAGGCCCGGGCCACGCTGAAGTCCGAGCGGTTCGACGTCGACAAGGTGACGGAGGAGTACTCCAACCGGCCGGCCGGCGAGGTGATCTTCCAGGCGCCGGCGGCGCGGACGCCCCTGAAGGTCGGCTCGAAGGTGAACCTGACCGTCTCGCTGGGCCCGCTGAAGGTGCCCAAGGTGGTCGGCATGACCCGGGAGGATGCCGTGAAGGCGCTGACGGACGCGGGGCTGCAGCCCGGCACCGTCGACGAGCAGCCCAACGCCGCGCCGGCGGGCACGGTCCTGTCGACCGTCCCTGCCGAGGGGACGCAGGTGACGGCCGGCCAGCGCGTCGACCTGGTGGTCTCCTCCGGGCCTGAACTCCTGGGTACGACGTTCGTGCAGCCCCTGACGGTGCCCGTCGCACCCACGCAGACGGCCCGCTTCACCGTGGTCCTGGTGGACCAGATCGACGGCGAGGCGGAGCCCGAGGAGCGGGTCCTGGTGGACGAGGAGATGCAGGGCGGCCGGCAGGTCATCGTCTCCGACAAGTACTACGGCGATGCCTATCTGATTGTCTACGTCGATGGTGTGGAACGTGTGCGTGTACCGCTCAGGTGA
- a CDS encoding Stp1/IreP family PP2C-type Ser/Thr phosphatase encodes MRLVFSERTDPGRVRPSNQDAYVFDPLCVPGGGALMAVADGMGGYDGGEVASQLAITTLRNHVLPRVEAWAREGTIGQGLTEAIHAANRAILDAQLTHAELAQMGTTITAVIAASGRLYVGHVGDSKAFLISGEHARQITSDHNVAGELLQRGHLTLEEAAIHPQRHVLTRALGVRDDLRVDQLELEWAPGDILLLCTDGLSSLVSLREIQEAANQHDPEALADWLVSLANSRGGHDNITVLAARWEG; translated from the coding sequence GTGAGGCTGGTGTTCAGCGAGCGGACCGATCCCGGCAGAGTCAGGCCCAGCAACCAGGATGCCTACGTGTTCGACCCGCTCTGCGTTCCCGGCGGGGGCGCCCTGATGGCGGTCGCGGACGGGATGGGCGGCTACGACGGCGGCGAGGTGGCCTCACAACTGGCCATCACGACGCTGCGTAACCACGTGCTGCCCCGGGTCGAGGCGTGGGCCCGCGAGGGAACGATCGGCCAGGGCCTGACCGAGGCCATCCACGCGGCCAACCGGGCCATTCTGGACGCGCAGCTGACCCACGCCGAACTGGCCCAGATGGGCACGACCATCACCGCGGTCATCGCCGCGTCGGGACGCCTGTACGTCGGCCACGTGGGCGACAGCAAGGCGTTCCTGATCAGCGGCGAGCACGCCCGCCAGATCACCTCGGACCACAACGTCGCCGGGGAGCTGCTCCAGCGCGGCCACCTGACCCTCGAGGAGGCGGCCATCCACCCCCAGCGCCACGTGCTCACCCGCGCCCTCGGCGTGCGGGACGACCTCCGCGTGGACCAGCTGGAGCTGGAGTGGGCCCCGGGTGACATCCTGCTGCTCTGCACCGACGGGCTCTCGAGCCTGGTGAGCCTCCGCGAGATCCAGGAAGCAGCCAATCAGCATGACCCCGAGGCGCTGGCCGACTGGCTGGTCAGCCTGGCCAACAGCCGCGGGGGCCACGACAACATCACTGTGCTTGCCGCCAGGTGGGAGGGATAA
- the rsgA gene encoding ribosome small subunit-dependent GTPase A — protein MPVGQVIRSHSNIYYVLVEGREVECRPRGKFRLDQTQVRAGDQVEVRLEPDGEGRIEKVLPRRNCLERPPVANVDQCLVVFTLAEPEADYLFLDRVLVHVEQAGVDVLILLNKIDLVEPEAVDAFVRTYRNLVGYPVLPISAQQGLGLDELRPHLVGRISVLAGHSGVGKSRLIRALEPGREDVRVGEVSAKSRKGRHTTRHVELIPLSSGGLVADAPGFTYLEFQDIDKWTLRDYFPEFVRRQADCRYGDCLHRKEPDCAVRDAVEAGEIPETRYKNYLLLLEEVEAMKRW, from the coding sequence GTGCCAGTAGGTCAGGTCATTCGCTCGCATTCCAACATCTACTACGTCCTGGTGGAAGGCAGGGAGGTCGAGTGCCGCCCGCGGGGCAAGTTCCGGCTCGACCAGACCCAGGTGCGGGCGGGCGATCAGGTGGAGGTGCGGCTTGAGCCCGACGGCGAGGGCCGCATCGAGAAGGTCCTGCCCCGCCGCAACTGCCTGGAGCGCCCCCCCGTGGCCAACGTGGACCAGTGCCTGGTGGTCTTCACCCTCGCGGAGCCCGAGGCGGATTACCTCTTCCTCGACCGGGTGCTGGTGCACGTGGAGCAGGCCGGGGTGGACGTGCTGATCCTGCTGAACAAGATCGACCTGGTGGAGCCGGAGGCCGTGGATGCCTTCGTGCGCACCTACCGCAACCTGGTGGGCTACCCGGTACTGCCGATCTCGGCCCAACAGGGGCTGGGGCTGGACGAGCTGCGCCCGCACCTGGTGGGCAGGATCTCGGTGCTGGCCGGCCATTCGGGCGTGGGCAAGTCCCGCCTGATCCGCGCCCTGGAGCCGGGGCGGGAGGACGTGCGGGTCGGCGAGGTGTCGGCCAAGTCCCGCAAGGGGCGCCACACCACCCGCCACGTGGAGCTGATCCCCCTCTCCAGCGGCGGGCTGGTGGCCGATGCGCCCGGATTCACCTACCTGGAGTTTCAGGACATCGACAAGTGGACCCTGCGGGACTACTTTCCCGAGTTCGTCCGCCGCCAGGCGGACTGCCGCTACGGCGACTGCCTGCACCGGAAGGAGCCGGACTGCGCCGTGCGGGATGCGGTGGAGGCGGGGGAAATCCCCGAGACCCGGTACAAGAATTACCTGCTGCTCCTGGAAGAAGTAGAGGCCATGAAGAGGTGGTAG
- a CDS encoding chemotaxis protein CheW, translating into MAEASQYVIFRMDDQLYGADIAVVREVSYRTPVTRLPNAPHYVEGVIDLRGEVMPIIDLRKRLGLPGRPADGDTRIMVLSAGGITAAVIVDGVEQVISIDADTIAQPDSSVAVAGQDYVYGVARMDGRLVVLIDLSRLLSIAVA; encoded by the coding sequence ATGGCGGAAGCGAGCCAGTACGTGATTTTTCGCATGGATGATCAGCTGTACGGTGCCGATATCGCGGTCGTGCGCGAGGTGAGCTACCGCACGCCGGTCACCCGCCTCCCCAACGCCCCCCACTACGTGGAGGGGGTCATCGACCTGCGGGGCGAGGTGATGCCCATCATCGACCTGCGCAAGCGCCTGGGCCTGCCCGGCAGGCCGGCCGACGGGGACACCCGCATCATGGTGCTCAGCGCCGGCGGCATCACCGCCGCTGTGATCGTGGACGGGGTGGAGCAGGTGATCAGCATCGACGCCGACACCATCGCCCAGCCCGACTCGTCGGTCGCCGTCGCGGGGCAGGACTACGTCTACGGCGTGGCCCGCATGGACGGCCGGCTCGTGGTGCTCATCGACCTGTCGCGGCTCCTTTCCATCGCGGTCGCCTGA
- the rpe gene encoding ribulose-phosphate 3-epimerase, whose translation MFDPARVKVAPSLLSADFADLGGELAAIAAAGADWAHLDVMDGHFVPNITFGPPVIAKLRPRSQLFFDAHLMIRQPERYVGDFVKAGADLITVHAEACDHLHRVLGQIREAGVKAGVALNPHTPVGVLAHVLDLVDLILIMTVNPGFGGQRFIEACLPKISEAREMLARAGLEGRVEIQVDGGVDPVTAPRCVAAGATVLVAGTAVFGKGDYAQAIAALRG comes from the coding sequence GTGTTCGATCCCGCACGCGTGAAGGTCGCCCCGTCGCTGCTCTCCGCCGACTTCGCCGACCTGGGGGGCGAGCTGGCCGCCATCGCGGCCGCCGGGGCCGACTGGGCCCACCTGGACGTGATGGACGGCCACTTCGTGCCCAACATCACCTTCGGTCCCCCGGTCATCGCCAAGCTCCGGCCCCGGTCGCAGCTCTTCTTCGACGCCCACCTGATGATCCGCCAGCCCGAGCGCTACGTGGGCGACTTCGTGAAGGCGGGAGCGGACCTGATCACCGTCCACGCCGAGGCGTGCGACCACCTGCACCGGGTGCTGGGGCAGATCCGCGAGGCGGGCGTCAAGGCGGGGGTGGCCCTGAACCCCCACACCCCGGTGGGCGTGCTGGCCCACGTGCTGGACCTGGTGGACCTGATCCTGATCATGACCGTCAACCCCGGCTTCGGCGGCCAGCGGTTCATCGAGGCCTGCCTGCCGAAGATCAGCGAGGCGAGGGAGATGCTCGCCCGGGCCGGGCTGGAGGGCCGGGTGGAGATCCAGGTGGACGGCGGGGTCGACCCCGTCACCGCCCCGCGCTGCGTGGCCGCGGGCGCCACGGTGCTCGTGGCCGGCACGGCGGTGTTCGGGAAGGGCGACTACGCGCAGGCGATCGCGGCGCTGCGGGGGTAA
- the rlmN gene encoding 23S rRNA (adenine(2503)-C(2))-methyltransferase RlmN, producing the protein MQEPGYMPLKIADPALLFEALGKTPLVGMTPDEMADLLAELGEPRFRARQLFQWVYQKGVKDFAAMTNLPARLRERLAERTILRLLETETAQYDQKTSTTKFLFRLHDGSKVESVLMRQSWGNSVCITTQVGCRMGCTFCASTVGGLVRNLTAGEIVDQIVMMQRELPEGERVSSVVLMGSGEPLENYDHVLRAIRLMHEPDGLNIGYRHITISTSGIVPGMLKLAEEGLPITLALSLHAPTNELRRQLMPVARIWPIEEVLAAARAYGEKTGRRVTYEYILIEEVNDGPEEAAALARLLKGSLAHVNLIPMNPVDERPQYRRPGQERVNRFKAILESSGVATTVRRSMGGEIDAACGQLRNRAQRRQQRR; encoded by the coding sequence TTGCAGGAACCCGGCTACATGCCGCTGAAGATTGCCGACCCGGCGCTGCTGTTCGAGGCGCTGGGCAAGACGCCCCTGGTGGGCATGACGCCTGACGAGATGGCCGACCTGCTGGCGGAGCTGGGGGAGCCCCGGTTCCGGGCCAGGCAGCTGTTCCAGTGGGTCTACCAGAAGGGCGTCAAGGACTTTGCTGCGATGACGAACCTGCCGGCCAGGCTGCGGGAGCGGCTGGCCGAGCGGACCATCCTCCGGCTCCTCGAGACCGAGACCGCCCAGTACGACCAGAAGACCAGCACCACCAAGTTCCTCTTCCGCCTGCACGACGGGTCGAAGGTGGAATCGGTGCTGATGCGGCAGTCGTGGGGCAACTCGGTCTGCATCACCACCCAGGTGGGCTGCCGGATGGGCTGCACCTTCTGCGCCTCCACCGTGGGCGGGCTGGTGCGGAACTTGACGGCGGGGGAGATCGTCGATCAGATTGTGATGATGCAGCGGGAGCTGCCGGAGGGCGAGCGGGTCAGCTCGGTGGTGCTGATGGGCTCCGGCGAGCCGCTCGAGAACTACGACCACGTGCTGAGGGCGATCCGCCTCATGCACGAGCCCGACGGCCTGAACATCGGCTACCGCCACATCACGATCTCCACGTCGGGCATCGTGCCCGGCATGCTGAAGCTGGCGGAGGAGGGGCTGCCCATCACCCTGGCGCTCTCCCTGCACGCACCCACCAACGAGCTGCGCCGGCAGCTGATGCCGGTGGCCCGCATCTGGCCCATCGAGGAGGTGCTCGCAGCCGCCCGGGCGTACGGCGAGAAGACCGGCAGACGGGTGACCTACGAGTACATCCTCATCGAAGAGGTCAACGACGGCCCGGAGGAGGCGGCGGCCCTCGCCCGCCTGCTGAAGGGCTCGCTGGCCCACGTGAACCTGATTCCCATGAACCCCGTGGACGAACGGCCGCAGTACCGGCGGCCGGGTCAGGAACGCGTCAACCGGTTCAAGGCGATCCTCGAGTCCAGCGGAGTTGCCACCACGGTGCGCCGGTCGATGGGCGGTGAGATCGACGCCGCCTGTGGCCAGCTGCGGAACCGTGCGCAGCGCAGGCAGCAGAGGAGATGA
- the hslO gene encoding Hsp33 family molecular chaperone HslO → MADYLVRAIGAGGNVRAFAAVTTALVDEARRRHDTWPTATAALGRALTATALLGAMLKDPNESVTLRVAGDGPLQGIICDADEQGQVRGYVNQPHVDLDRTPQGKLNVGGAVGSGMLHVTRQLALQGIYTGSAELVSGEIGEDLAYYLTRSEQTPSAVGLGVRVDTDGSVVAAGGYLLQLLPATPDADRDRLEENLVKLGSVSLAVERGMTPEEILAAVLEGIEYQVLERRDLHFACRCSRERALGAIALLDDADLSALVEEDHGAELTCHFCNEVYRFTEEEIRAVRKGMETQQ, encoded by the coding sequence ATGGCTGACTATCTGGTGCGGGCGATCGGCGCCGGGGGGAACGTGCGCGCGTTTGCGGCCGTCACCACCGCGCTGGTGGACGAGGCCCGGCGCCGTCACGATACCTGGCCCACCGCCACCGCGGCCCTGGGCCGCGCCCTCACCGCCACCGCGCTGCTGGGGGCCATGCTCAAGGACCCCAACGAGTCGGTGACGCTGCGGGTGGCCGGCGACGGGCCGCTGCAGGGCATCATCTGCGACGCGGACGAGCAGGGCCAGGTGCGGGGTTACGTCAACCAGCCCCACGTGGACCTGGACCGCACGCCGCAGGGCAAGCTGAACGTGGGCGGGGCGGTGGGCTCCGGCATGCTCCACGTCACCCGCCAGCTGGCGCTGCAGGGCATCTACACCGGCTCCGCCGAGCTGGTCTCAGGCGAGATCGGCGAGGACCTGGCGTACTACCTCACCCGGTCGGAGCAGACGCCCTCGGCCGTCGGGCTGGGGGTGCGGGTCGACACCGACGGCTCGGTGGTCGCCGCCGGCGGCTACCTGCTGCAGCTCCTGCCGGCCACGCCCGACGCGGACCGGGACAGGCTGGAGGAGAACCTGGTGAAGCTGGGCTCGGTCAGCCTGGCGGTCGAGCGGGGGATGACGCCGGAGGAGATCCTGGCCGCCGTGCTGGAGGGCATCGAGTACCAGGTCCTCGAGCGGCGCGACCTGCACTTCGCCTGCCGCTGCAGCCGGGAGCGGGCCCTGGGCGCCATCGCGCTGCTGGACGACGCCGATCTCTCCGCCCTGGTGGAGGAGGACCACGGGGCGGAGCTCACCTGCCACTTCTGCAACGAGGTCTACCGCTTCACCGAGGAAGAGATCCGCGCCGTCCGCAAGGGCATGGAAACGCAGCAATGA
- a CDS encoding Asp23/Gls24 family envelope stress response protein — MGKEIHTELGRIYVADDVIATMAGIATTECYGIVGMASSRLQDGISELLGRENLARGVLVEVDGDSVEIDLYIVVGYGTRISEIGRNVTDKVRYVVESYTGLKVRGVHIHVRGVKLGNA, encoded by the coding sequence GTGGGTAAGGAAATCCATACCGAGCTGGGGCGCATCTACGTCGCCGATGACGTCATCGCCACCATGGCCGGCATCGCCACCACGGAGTGCTACGGCATCGTCGGCATGGCATCCTCCCGCCTCCAGGACGGCATCTCGGAGCTGCTGGGGCGCGAGAACCTGGCCCGGGGCGTCCTGGTCGAGGTCGACGGCGATTCGGTGGAGATCGACCTCTATATTGTGGTGGGGTATGGCACCCGCATCTCGGAGATCGGCAGGAACGTCACCGACAAGGTGCGGTACGTGGTGGAGAGCTACACCGGGCTGAAGGTGCGGGGAGTACACATCCACGTGCGCGGCGTCAAGCTCGGGAATGCCTGA